From Tachypleus tridentatus isolate NWPU-2018 chromosome 8, ASM421037v1, whole genome shotgun sequence, a single genomic window includes:
- the LOC143224350 gene encoding uncharacterized protein LOC143224350 — protein sequence MKFAIPRIWREPIDHSSNCYFCMVDPSKCWAGKNASALTYLDLPSSITPVPHCPELPVPTPLERKHPSSEEEVHVEDPDYNLRGAAGEINPYYPNQRDLNNLIRDFGLTKLNAEFLTSRLHEDILDVECCYQGAYKKKMMEDYIWRLIHESNLHYSHKSQKITRF from the coding sequence atgaagtttgctattccaagaatttggcgtgaacccattGACCACTCGAGCAATTGCTATTtttgcatggtggacccttccaaatgttgggctggcaagaatgcatctgctctcacgtatctggaccttccatcatccatcaccccagtgccacactgccctgagctccctgtacccactccactAGAGAGAAAGCATCCTTCCTCAGAAGAGGAGGTacacgttgaagatccagattacaatttaagaggtgcagctggtgagataaatccatactaccccaaccaaagagacctcaataaCTTGATCAGAGATTTTGGTTTAACAAAGTTGAATGCTGagtttttgacatctaggctccaTGAAGATATACTGGACGttgaatgctgctaccaaggagcatataagaaaaaaatgatggaagactatatttggaggctgatacatgaaagtaatttacattacagtcacaaatctcaaaaaattACTCGCTTCTaa